One part of the Aspergillus fumigatus Af293 chromosome 7, whole genome shotgun sequence genome encodes these proteins:
- a CDS encoding putative extracellular cysteine-rich protein — protein MFCSRALLLRLWSDSHRPSGIELCFQNVCAPRPGRQTIAATFAVLLVSHHQADDFHIRKYHYQFARNDETFVVLRPFQRFVVCALLRRQSLIWSRHCVRGICRGQIPSDFKGCPRPRQRSGRVSLRLYLLPLLTSGGKCAVDPEGCLCTGFCPPENGICSDGACESLCMLPEIGCGFDCVDASSDPENCGGCDIACPPETPDCIGGACLFICLPPDLECNGACVDPATDPSNCGDCGIVVCPLTCCRDGWSLICVLFFLQCPQDDACCNGVCTHVQTCHDACGACDIVCEEGEVCTAGLCQEPACPPGQVECDGVCTDPNTDPNNCGACGTVCPEGEPCVDGVCQVEECPPGETDCDGTCVDTTTDPTNCGACGVAVSTPAAVCFVIPKLIVGSARRERLVSTGPAN, from the exons ATGTTCTGCAGCCGGGCTTTACTTCTGAGACTTTGGAGTGATAGCCATCGACCATCCGGAATAGAATTGTGTTTCCAGAACGTCTGCGCTCCGCGGCCTGGTAGGCAAACCATAGCAGCCACGTTTGCAGTGCT CCTGGTTTCACACCACCAGGCTGACGACTTTCATATTCGAAAGTACCACTACCAGTTTGCTCGAAATGACGAAACGTTCGTTGTTCTTCGTCCTTTTCAACGGTTCGTGGTCTGTGCACTCCTTCGCCGTCAATCTCTGATCTGGAGCAGGCATTGTGTCCGTGGCATATGCCGGGGTCAGATTCCCTCAGATTTCAAGGGCTGTCCAAGGCCGCGCCAACGAAGCGGTAGGGTCTCTCTTCGGCTCTACCTGTTACCTTTGTTAACTTCTGGCGGAAAGTGTGCCGTGGACCCCGAGGGTTGTCTCTGCACTGGATTT TGCCCTCCCGAGAACGGCATCTGCAGCGACGGTGCTTGCGAGTCCCTCTGCATGCTTCCAGAGATTGGCTGCGGCTTCGACTGTGTTGATGCGTCTTCGGATCCCGAAAACTGCGGCGGATGTGACATAGCG TGCCCTCCAGAGACCCCCGACTGTATCGGTGGCGCGtgtctcttcatctgccTGCCCCCGGACTTGGAATGCAACGGGGCCTGTGTTGATCCGGCCACCGATCCCAGCAACTGCGGAGATTGCGGTATTGTGGTATGTCCGCTGACCTGCTGCCGTGATGGATGGAGTCTAATCTgcgttctttttttcctgcAGTGTCCTCAGGATGATGCCTGCTGCAACGGCGTCTGCACCCATGTCCAGACATGCCACGACGCTTGCGGGGCATGCGATATTGTG TGTGAAGAGGGAGAAGTCTGTACGGCTGGTCTCTGCCAAGAGCCGGCGTGCCCTCCAGGCCAGGTCGAGTGCGATGGTGTCTGTACTGATCCGAACACTGATCCTAACAACTGTGGTGCCTGTGGTACTGTG TGTCCTGAGGGAGAGCCATGCGTGGACGGAGTCTGCCAAGTAGAAGAGTGCCCTCCCGGCGAGACTGACTGCGATGGGACCTGCGTTGACACCACAACCGACCCTACCAACTGCGGCGCATGTGGTGTTGCGGTGAGTACACCTGCCGCGGTTTGCTTTGTCATTCCGAAGCTCATTGTCGGCAGTGCCCGGAGGGAACGCCTTGTGTCAACGGGGCCTGCGAACTAG
- a CDS encoding GPI anchored serine-threonine rich protein, which translates to MYKLLTASLLATVALAAGHNGLIARQVSSCESHPGYKTCKSSCIPVTYSCCAIGEGGCEPGTYCTDDGCCPIGEICTGPGGTLTGTLTDTITNTLTNTVTNTLTNTHTETAAPTTTTTTEETTSTSTSTSTSTSASTPATTSKPVIPTQPTVTSPSGTPSPSGSSTASPSSPLFTGAASRLNAGVGAVAGLIAGAALL; encoded by the coding sequence ATGTACAAGCTTCTGACTGCTTCTCTCCTGGCCACTGTCGCCCTTGCGGCAGGCCACAATGGCCTTATTGCTCGCCAGGTCTCCAGCTGCGAATCGCACCCTGGTTACAAGACCTGCAAGTCGTCCTGCATTCCCGTCACCTACAGCTGCTGCGCTATCGGTGAGGGCGGCTGCGAGCCAGGCACGTACTGCACCGACGATGGCTGCTGCCCCATCGGGGAGATCTGTACTGGACCTGGCGGTACCCTGACGGGAACGCTGACCGATACCATCACCAACACCTTGACCAACACTGTTACCAACACTCTGACAAACACTCACACCGAGACCGCGGCGCCTACtactaccaccaccaccgaggAGACCACCTCTACTTCCACCTCCACTTCCACTTCCACTTCGGCTTCGACCCCGGCCACTACTTCCAAGCCCGTCATCCCCACCCAGCCCACGGTCACCTCTCCAAGCGGCACCCCATCGCCCTCGGGCTCCTCCACCGCCAGCCCTTCCTCCCCTCTGTTCACCGGCGCCGCGTCCCGTCTGAACGCCGGCGTGGGTGCTGTCGCTGGTCTGATTGCGGGAGCCGCTCTCCTGTAA
- a CDS encoding aldehyde dehydrogenase family protein: MALFQTIVTPTVTYEQPLGLFINNEFVPGVEGKTFETINPHDEKPIVAVHEATEKDVDIAVEAARKAFKGVWRDIIPAERGRLLTRLADLLERDLDTIAAIEALDNGKAFQIAKGDVTLSANCIRYYGGWADKIVGQTIDTDPGCLTYTRHEPVGVCGQIIPWNFPLLMWAWKIGPAISTGNTVVLKTAEQTPLSALYVAKLVKEAGFPPGVINILSGFGRVAGAAIAAHMDIDKVAFTGSTLVGRQILQVAAKSNLKKVTLELGGKSPNIVFPDADLDDAIKYVNLGIYFNHGQCCAAGSRVLVHESIYDKFLALFKQRAEENKVGDPFHPETFQGPQVSQVQFDRIMGYINEGKKAGAKVVTGGARHGEKGYYIQPTIFADVHEDMKIVKEEIFGPVCTVQKFSTEEEAIEIANNTNYGLAAAVHTTNLNTAIRVSNAIRAGTVWINNYNTFLAQMPFGGFKESGLGRELGSYALDNYTQVKTVHARIKSA; the protein is encoded by the exons ATGGCTCTCTTCCAGACCATCGTCACTCCTACTGTGACCTATGAGCAGCCTCTCGGGCT GTTCATCAACAATGAATTCGTCCCCGGTGTAGAAGGCAAGACCTTCGAAACCATCAACCCGCATGACGAAAAACCCATCGTGGCCGTTCACGAGGCCACCGAGAAAGACGTTGACATCGCCGTCGAAGCCGCCCGCAAAGCGTTCAAAGGTGTTTGGAGGGACATCATCCCCGCGGAGCGCGGCCGTCTCCTCACTCGCCTTGCGGACCTCCTCGAGCGCGACTTGGATaccatcgccgccatcgagGCGCTCGACAACGGCAAGGCCTTCCAGATCGCCAAGGGCGACGTTACCCTCTCTGCAAACTGCATCCGGTACTACGGTGGCTGGGCGGACAAGATCGTCGGCCAAACGATCGATACCGACCCGGGCTGTCTGACGTACACCCGTCATGAGCCGGTGGGCGTCTGTGGCCAGATCATCCCATGGAACTTCCCGCTGCTCATGTGGGCGTGGAAGATCGGACCGGCCATTTCCACCGGCAACACCGTTGTCCTCAAAACGGCCGAGCAAACGCCGCTTTCCGCTTTGTACGTGGCCAAACTGGTCAAGGAGGCCGGCTTCCCCCCCGGtgtcatcaacatcctctcGGGATTCGGGCGCGTGGCGGGCGCTGCGATCGCGGCCCACATGGATATCGACAAGGTGGCCTTTACCGGCTCGACGCTGGTGGGCCGCCAGATCCTCCAGGTCGCAGCGAAGAGCAACCTCAAGAAAGTCACCCTCGAGCTGGGCGGCAAGTCTCCCAACATCGTCTTTCCCGACGCCGATCTGGACGACGCCATCAAGTACGTCAACCTGGGTATCTACTTCAACCACGGCCAATGCTGTGCCGCCGGCTCGCGTGTCCTGGTGCACGAATCCATCTATGACAAGTTCCTGGCGCTCTTCAAGCAGCGCGCGGAGGAAAACAAGGTCGGCGACCCGTTCCACCCGGAGACGTTCCAGGGTCCCCAGGTCTCTCAGGTGCAATTTGACCGGATCATGGGATACATCAATGAGGGTAAGAAGGCCGGCGCCAAGGTGGTCACTGGTGGAGCGCGCCATGGTGAAAAGGGTTACTACATCCAGCCTACCATTTTCGCCGATGTGCATGAAGACATGAAGAttgtcaaagaggagatCTTCGGGCCTGTCTGTACGGTGCAAAAGTTTagcaccgaggaggaggccattGAGATTGCCAATAACACGAACTACG GGTTGGCGGCGGCTGTTCACACAACCAACCTGAACACGGCCATCAGGGTATCCAATGCTATCCGGGCTGG AACCGTGTGGATCAACAACTACAACACCTTCCTTGCTCAGATGCCATTCGGCGGCTTCAAGGAATCCGGTTTGGGTCGGGAGCTGGGATCGTACGCTCTGGACAACTACACGCAGGTCAAGACTGTGCACGCTCGTATCAAGAGTGCTTAG
- the adh1 gene encoding zinc-dependent alcohol dehydrogenase: MTKFDIPSMQWAQVAEQVGGPLVLKQIPVPKPGPDEILVKIRYSGVCHTDLHAMKGDWPLPVKMPLVGGHEGAGVVVAKGDLVTEFEIGDHAGIKWLNGSCLACEFCKQADEPLCQNALLSGYTVDGTFQQYTIGKATHASKIPKHVPLDAVAPVLCAGITVYKGLKESGARPGQTVAIVGAGGGLGSLAQQYARAMGLRVIAIDGGDEKRAMCEQLGAEAYVDFTKSKDLVADVKAATPDGLGAHAVILLAVSEKPFQQATEYVRSRGTVVAIGLPANAFLRAPVLNTVVRMINIRGSYVGNRQDGVEAIDFFARGLIKAPYKVAPLADLPKIYELMEQGKIAGRYVLEMPE; the protein is encoded by the exons ATGACTAAGTTCGACATCCCCTCCATGCAATGGGCCCAGGTGGCCGAACAGGTCGGCGGCCCTCTGGTCCTCAAGCAAATCCCTGTCCCAAAGCCCGGACCCGATGAGATCCTGGTCAAGATCCGTTACTCGGGCGTCTGCCACACCGACCTCCACGCCATGAAAGGCGACTGGCCTCTCCCTGTCAAGATGCCCCTCGTCGGTGGCCACGAGGGCGCCGGCGTCGTCGTAGCCAAGGGCGACCTCGTCACGGAATTCGAGATCGGCGACCACGCAGGCATCAAGTGGCTGAACGGGTCCTGTCTCGCCTGCGAGTTCTGCAAGCAGGCCGATGAACCGCTTTGCCAGAATGCCTTGCTGTCCGGGTATACCGTCGATGGCACCTTCCAGCAGTACACGATTGGCAAGGCGACGCATGCGTCGAAGATTCCCAAGCACGTGCCCCTGGATGCGGTGGCGCCGGTGCTGTGCGCCGGGATTACCGTGTACAAGGGGCTGAAGGAGTCCGGCGCTCGGCCTGGGCAGACGGTGGCGATTGTCGGTGCGGGTGGTGGGCTGGGATCCCTGGCGCAGCAGTACGCGCGGGCCATGGGTTTGCGGGTTATTGCGATTGATGGTGGGGATGAGAAGCGGGCGATGTGCGAGCAGCTTGGAGCCGAG GCATACGTTGATTTCACCAAGTCCAAAGATCTGGTCGCGGATGTCAAGGCCGCCACGCCGGATGGGCTGGGTGCGCATGCGGTGATTCTCCTGGCCGTCTCGGAGAAGCCCTTCCAGCAGGCGACCGAGTATGTTCGCTCGCGCGGGACTGTCGTCGCCATTGGCTTGCCTGCGAACGCCTTCCTGAGGGCACCGGTCCTCAACACGGTGGTGCGCATGATCAACATCCGGGGCAGCTATGTTGGCAACCGACAGGATGGCGTCGAGGCGATTGATTTCTTCGCTCGCGGACTGATCAAGGCTCCGTACAAGGTTGCTCCGCTTGCGGATCTGCCTAAGATCTATGAGCTCATGG AACAAGGCAAGATCGCTGGTCGCTACGTCCTTGAGATGCCCGAATGA
- the pmcC gene encoding putative calcium transporting ATPase (Pmc1), with protein MSLRLVSSVRDDLFAAVASDTQAAQDNCFAFSPDQLNQLFNPKSPPALYALGGLYGLEYGLRTDLSAGLSANERILPGAVTLEEARQAALCQTESKRPLLANAARPHPNQEPSVPFSDRTRVFGRNVLPDAKRKGFGRLLWDAYNDKIIILLTIAAVVSLALGIYEAVSGQSQVDWIEGVAVCVAIVIVVAATAGNDWQKERQFARLNQLKADRQVRVIRSGRPMMLHINDLVVGDVVHVGPGDCAPADGVVITSHGLKCDESLATGESDQVEKVSAGAATDDQDPFIISGSKVLEGMGTYLVTSVGPHSTYGRIMVSLGTESAPTPLQVKLGKLANWIGWFGLGAALLLFFVLLFRFLAQLPDNDAPSTVKGQEFMDILIVTVTVIVVAIPEGLPLAVTLALAFATARMLKENNLVRQLRACETMGNATVICSDKTGTLTQNRMTVVAGFLSPSESFGQLPLETASQPQHDDISGVTQRYPAALKALLVKSLVVNSTAFEELRENETVLVGNNTEIALLRFAQTALDVRDASTERERTEIEQVYPFDSARKAMAVVYRLGTGHRLLVKGAAEVVLGACTESTLPGLSDETSLARAQMSCEDRRTIHDQIDIFSRASLRTIAIAYRELPAWNSEQAGDNAKVSPGFDALFNNLTWIGAFGIHDPLRPEVPEAIRTCHTAGVQVKMVTGDNIHTALSIAISCGIKTEDGIAMEGPDLRQLTEAQLKTIIPRLQVLARSSPSDKQLLVEHLKQLGETVAVTGDGTNDGPALKAADVGFSMGLSGTEVAREASSIILLDDNFRSIVTAIAWGRCVNDAVAKFLQFQITVNITAVCLTVVTAIYSSSNESVFKAVQLLWLNLIMDTFAALALATDPPTADILQRPPRPRSAPLFTVTMWKLMLGQSIYKLALCFTLYFAGNRILQYHTDGHQQQAELDTVIFNTFVWMQIFNELNCRRLDNKFNIFEGILRNRWFMVINALMVGGQVLIIFVGGAAFGVTRLDGPQWATCIGCAAFCIPWAAVLKLVPDRCVARLMSMVRTGVGVLLAPLRQMCRALVRAFHGFFHRVHVRDDEESNLTRR; from the exons ATGAGTCTCAGGCTTGTATCTTCGGTTCGAGACGACCTGTTTGCAGCAGTAGCCTCAGACACTCAAGCCGCACAAGATAACTGTTTTGCCTTCTCGCCAGACCAACTAAACCAGCTCTTCAACCCCAAATCCCCCCCCGCACTCTATGCTCTCGGTGGACTCTACGGCCTTGAGTATGGCCTGCGCACCGATCTCAGCGCTGGTCTGTCGGCCAACGAGAGGATCCTTCCTGGTGCCGTCACACTTGAAGAGGCGAGACAGGCAGCGCTATGCCAGACGGAAAGCAAACGGCCGCTCCTGGCGAACGCAGCCAGGCCCCATCCCAACCAGGAACCCTCAGTGCCATTCTCCGATCGAACCCGCGTGTTCGGGCGGAACGTGCTGCCCGACGCGAAGAGGAAAGGCTTTGGAAGGCTCCTCTGGGACGCGTATAACGATAAGATTATCATCCTTCTGACCATCGCGGCAGTCGTCTCGCTGGCGCTGGGGATATATGAAGCTGTTAGCGGGCAGTCGCAGGTGGATTGGATCGAGGGCGTCGCGGTCTGCGTCGCGATTGTGATCGTTGTTGCTGCCACTGCCGGGAACGACTGGCAGAAGGAGCGGCAGTTTGCGAGACTGAATCAGCTG AAAGCCGATCGTCAGGTGCGAGTCATTCGCTCTGGAAGGCCGATGATGCTGCATATCAATGACCTGGTCGTCGGCGATGTCGTCCACGTTGGGCCGGGGGATTGTGCCCCTGCCGACGGGGTCGTGATCACGAGCCATGGGCTGAAATGCGACGAGTCCCTGGCGACGGGGGAGTCGGAtcaggttgagaaggtcagTGCTGGCGCAGCTACTGATGACCAGGACCCGTTTATTATATCGGGAAGCAAAGTTCTCGAAGGAATGGGCACATATCTGGTGACCAGCGTGGGTCCGCACTCGACGTATGGCCGGATCATGGTGTCTCTAGGAACAGAGAGTGCTCCAACGCCCCTCCAGGTCAAATTGGGAAAGCTAGCGAACTGGATCGGCTGGTTTGGACTGGG GGCggctcttctcctcttcttcgtgctcctcttccgcttcttggCTCAACTTCCAGATAACGATGCGCCGTCCACTGTAAAAGGACAAGAGTTTATGGATATTCTCATAGTAACGGTGACAGTGATCGTGGTTGCAATTCCTG AAGGACTACCCCTAGCTGTGACCCTGGCCCTAGCGTTTGCGACCGCCCGTATGCTCAAGGAAAACAATCTCGTGCGACAGCTACGTGCCTGTGAAACGATGGGAAACGCCACCGTGATATGCTCGGATAAGACAGGCACTCTGACGCAGAACAGGATGACGGTGGTGGCGGGCTTCTTGAGTCCCAGTGAGTCGTTCGGCCAACTCCCGCTGGAGACTGCATCTCAGCCACAGCATGACGACATCTCGGGTGTGACGCAGAGGTACCCGGCAGCCTTGAAGGCTCTGCTCGTCAAGAGCCTCGTAGTCAACTCGACGGCATTCGAGGAGCTGCGCGAGAACGAAACGGTCTTGGTGGGGAATAACACCGAAATTGCGCTGCTTCGATTTGCACAGACAGCTCTTGATGTGCGGGATGCGTCTACGGAGCGAGAAAGAACCGAAATTGAACAGGTCTATCCATTTGACTCGGCTCGGAAGGCGATGGCGGTCGTGTATCGTTTGGGAACAGGGCACCGACTGCTCGTCAAGGGCGCCGCAGAAGTCGTCCTCGGGGCCTGCACTGAATCGACACTTCCAGGACTATCGGATGAAACGTCATTAGCCAGAGCACAGATGTCGTGCGAGGACAGGCGGACAATCCATGACCAAATCGATATCTTTTCTCGAGCCTCGTTGCGGACGATCGCAATTGCATACCGCGAGCTTCCAGCCTGGAATTCTGAGCAGGCTGGAGACAACGCGAAAGTCTCACCTGGTTTCGATGCCTTGTTCAATAATCTGACCTGGATCGGGGCATTCGGCATCCACGACCCGCTAAGGCCCGAAGTCCCCGAAGCCATTCGGACGTGCCACACGGCAGGCGTCCAGGTCAAAATGGTTACCG GTGACAACATCCACACGGCGTTAtccatcgccatctcctGCGGGATCAAGACGGAGGACGGCATCGCAATGGAAGGACCCGACCTTCGGCAGCTGACCGAGGCGCAGTTGAAGACGATCATTCCACGGCTCCAAGTCCTGGCTCGCTCCTCACCCAGTGACAAACAGCTCCTCGTTGAGCATCTCAAACAGCTTGGTGAGACGGTGGCCGTGACAGGCGATGGGACCAACGACGGGCCGGCTCTCAAGGCCGCCGATGTAGGGTTCTCGATGGGCCTGAGTGGGACTGAGGTCGCGCGTGAAGCAAGCTCGATTATTCTCCTTGACGACAACTTTCGATCGATTGTCACGGCCATCGCCTGGGGCCGGTGTGTCAACGATGCTGTCGCCAAGTTTCTGCAG TTTCAAATCACGGTCAACATCACTGCCGTCTGTTTGACTGTCGTGACGGCCATTTACAGCAGCTCCAACGAAAGTGTCTTCAAGGCGGTCCAGTTGCTATGGCTGAATCTAATAATGGACACCTTTGCCGCTCTGGCCTT GGCAACCGACCCTCCCACCGCGGATATCCTACAGCGACCGCCCCGGCCACGAAGCGCGCCTTTGTTCACGGTGACCATGTGGAAGCTGATGCTGGGGCAGTCAATCTACAAGCTCGCCCTCTGTTTTACTCTCTACTTTGCAGGCAACCGGATCCTCCAGTATCATACCGATGgtcaccagcagcaggcCGAGCTCGACACCGTCATCTTCAACACCTTCGTCTGGATGCAGATTTTCAACGAGCTGAACTGTCGTCGACTGGACAACAAATTCAATATCTTCGAGGGCATTCTGAGAAACAGATGGTTCATGGTGATCAACGCCTTGATGGTAGGTGGACAAGTGCTCATCATCTTTGTCGGTGGGGCAGCGTTCGGCGTCACCAGGCTGGATGGACCCCAATGGGCTACTTGTATTGGATGCGCCGCCTTCTGTATTCCCTGGGCCGCCGTGCTGAAGCTCGTCCCGGATCGGTGCGTTGCCAGGCTTATGTCTATGGTTCGTACTGGGGTGGGAGTTCTGCTGGCTCCACTGAGACAGATGTGTCGGGCTCTGGTCCGAGCCTTCCATGGCTTTTTCCACAGAGTCCACGTtcgggatgatgaggaaTCGAACCTTACCCGGCGGTGA
- a CDS encoding cytidine deaminase family protein gives MPLTPEETTLVDTATSIITRIPVSDTHSVASAARSTDGRIFTGVNVYHFTGGPCAELVVLGSAAAAGATHLTHIVAVGNENRGVISPCGRCRQTLIDLHPGIQVIVLDQGEPRAVRVEELLPFAYLVD, from the coding sequence ATGCCCCTCACGCCCGAGGAAACCACCCTCGTCGACACCGCCACATCAATTATAACCCGCATCCCCGTCTCCGACACCCACAGCGTCGCCAGCGCCGCGCGATCTACCGACGGACGGATCTTCACCGGCGTCAACGTCTACCACTTTACCGGCGGACCCTGCGCCGAGCTCGTCGTCCTGGGGTCTGCGGCTGCCGCTGGCGCCACGCATCTAACGCATATTGTTGCCGTCGGGAATGAGAACCGAGGCGTCATCAGCCCGTGCGGACGCTGTCGGCAGACGTTGATTGATTTGCATCCTGGGATTCAGGTGATTGTGCTTGACCAGGGGGAGCCAAGGGCTGTGCGCGTGGAGGAGTTGCTGCCATTTGCGTATCTTGTGGATTAA
- a CDS encoding FAD-dependent oxidoreductase, with translation MPYSDIADRAREILNPRAAHLATVYKASADNAATLCSHLRYNIRAVIASDSNHTIHMMSPRIAIVGAGPAGLTLGALLHEHSIPFTIFELRQKPTAEDLSMPSGMLDLHEGSGLAAIRACGLYDEFLKHTGDCAETHKVADKDGHILYSDEDDSNMRPSHRPEIARYALLTILLSKVPQDRIKWGHKLLAARRTGVSTETELDFGPQGKQTFDLVVGADGAWSAVRALLTDIRPHYAGLQSITLTVENISTRYPQLAALIGRGGFSSLGLRNGVMTQRGPRDSARVYVFFTAADGFTGEGKRAASVTKEQLLSDEALLGRFGDSVKELVAVGVACDRTADLPEGVVEVKPLYMLPVGAAWAHKPGVTIVGDAAHLMCPWAGEGVNLAMCDALMLAKVIVKVWEKWTGC, from the coding sequence ATGCCTTATTCGGACATCGCAGACCGCGCTCGGGAGATACTAAACCCTCGAGCGGCACATTTGGCCACGGTATATAAAGCGTCTGCTGACAACGCTGCGACGTTATGTTCGCATTTACGCTATAATATAAGAGCAGTAATCGCTTCCGATAGCAATCATACAATCCATATGATGTCCCCCAGAATTGCCATCGTCGGCGCTGGCCCCGCCGGCCTAACGCTCGGCGCCCTCCTCCACGAACACTCCATCCCATTTACCATCTTCGAGCTGCGCCAGAAACCAACCGCTGAAGACCTTTCAATGCCATCCGGCATGCTCGATCTCCACGAGGGATCCGGCCTCGCCGCCATCCGCGCCTGCGGCCTCTACGACGAATTCCTCAAACACACAGGCGACTGCGCCGAGACGCACAAGGTCGCTGATAAAGACGGGCACATCCTCTACAGCGACGAAGACGACAGCAACATGCGACCGAGTCACCGGCCAGAAATTGCGCGTTATGCTCTGCTGACTATTCTCCTCAGCAAAGTACCCCAAGACCGCATCAAATGGGGCCATAAGCTTCTGGCTGCGAGGAGGACCGGCGTCAGCACAGAAACAGAGCTAGATTTTGGCCCCCAAGGCAAGCAGACATTCGACCTCGTCGTCGGCGCCGACGGCGCGTGGTCCGCCGTCCGCGCTCTCCTAACGGACATCAGACCGCACTACGCCGGACTCCAAAGTATTACGCTGACGGTCGAGAATATCAGCACGCGGTATCCGCAGCTCGCGGCGCTGATTGGGCGAGGGGGTTTTTCGTCGCTTGGGCTGCGGAATGGGGTGATGACGCAACGGGGACCGCGGGATTCAGCGCGTGTGTATGTCTTTTTCACCGCGGCGGATGGGTTCACTGGCGAGGGGAAGCGAGCGGCTAGCGTAACGAAGGAGCAGCTACTCAGTGACGAGGCCCTCCTGGGGAGGTTTGGTGACTCTGTGAAGGAGTTGGTGGCTGTTGGTGTTGCGTGCGACAGAACCGCGGACCTGCCTGAGGGGGTCGTTGAGGTCAAACCGCTGTATATGTTGCCTGTTGGCGCTGCGTGGGCGCATAAGCCGGGTGTGACTATCGTCGGGGACGCCGCGCATCTGATGTGTCCGTGGGCTGGGGAGGGAGTTAATCTCGCCATGTGTGATGCGCTGATGCTTGCGAAGGTTATTGTCAAGGTATGGGAGAAATGGACCGGATGTTAG
- a CDS encoding cysteine-rich secreted protein: MKTLALTLAALLLQAPPLQAKMYRQNILTFEVSNDARINGQKIEYNDPDCDQGMQCVVTKTCAAQGTGPTLSADKKHFACCLAGQRLLGSPETAFDCCADGHDLAGSAQTGYHCCPTGYSFDGQQCKQVCKNGRLMVNGQCVCPEGTAEANDGSCQAKTQTMCTSGLESGKCYTFTAENGNRLGLRNDGVYYAAPDSMVQRYGKFQLCSDEKCTPGRAINPSDKTYIKDVYGDVATGAHAGQWLNNAQNGAHIGRTPTFANAGQFVLSKWPCGKYCLGGFAAGIGPACPAEIPAMTFYSQDPQMCVPFELTEVPCDIKANVNNCIWKNGDQCCNKVDCTWRPL, encoded by the exons ATGAAGACCCTCGCTCTGACTCTGGCTGCCCTGCTCCTGCAGGCCCCTCCCCTCCAAGCCAAGATGTATCGCCAAAACATCCTCACCTTCGAGGTGAGCAACGACGCACGCATCAACGGCCAAAAGATTGAGTACAACGATCCGGACTGCGACCAAGGCATGCAATGCGTCGTGACCAAGACCTGCGCGGCCCAGGGCACGGGCCCCACCCTCAGCGCCGACAAGAAGCACTTCGCCTGCTGCCTGGCCGGCCAGCGACTGCTCGGGAGCCCCGAGACGGCGTTTGACTGCTGCGCTGACGGCCACGACCTGGCTGGCTCGGCGCAGACTGGCTATCACTGCTGCCCGACGGGGTATTCCTTTGACGGACAGCAGTGCAAGCAGGTATGCAAGAACGGCAGGCTGATGGTCAACGGACAGTGTGTCTGTCCTGAAGGAACGGCCGAGGCAAATGACGGGTCCTGCCAGGCTAAGACGCAGACGATGTGTACGTCTGGCCTGGAGAGTG GAAAATGCTACACCTTCACCGCGGAGAATGGCAACCGGCTCGGCCTCCGCAACGACGGGGTGTACTACGCCGCACCAGACAGCATGGTCCAGCGCTACGGCAAGTTCCAGCTCTGCAGTGACGAGAAATGCACCCCCGGCCGCGCCATCAACCCCTCCGACAAGACCTACATCAAGGATGTGTACGGGGATGTGGCGACGGGCGCGCACGCGGGGCAGTGGCTCAACAATGCGCAGAACGGAGCGCACATTGGGCGCACTCCCACCTTTGCTAACGCGGGTCAGTTCGTGCTGAGCAAGTGGCCTTGTGGCAAGTACTGTCTGGGGGGGTTTGCGGCGGGTATCGGGCCCGCTTGCCCAGCGGAGATCCCGGCCATGACCTTCTACTCGCAGGATCCGCAGATGTGTGTGCCGTTTGAGTTGACCGAGGTGCCGTGTGATATCAAGGCGAATGTGAATAATTGTATCTGGAAGAATGGGGACCAGTGCTGCAATAAGGTGGACTGTACCTGGCGTCCTCTTTGA